From the Desulfovibrio sp. JC010 genome, one window contains:
- a CDS encoding pyridoxal phosphate-dependent aminotransferase, whose translation MDCISKRACEITPFLVMDVLEKAQEMERQGRSIIHMEIGEPDFDTPECVKQACIKAMEEGETHYTHSLGIPQLREAISNYYKDTYGVDVDPGRVIITQGTSPAMLLLFTFILDQGDNIIVSDPCYACYSNFISFSGAEANSIRTFEEDGFQYRPEAIEKAINKRTKAILINSPSNPTGTLLSPERMEKIAKMGPWIIADEIYHGLVYGEKEHTILEYTDKAFVLNGFSKLFAMTGWRLGYIIAPEKYVRPMQKLCQNFFISANSMAQHAGVAALTESWDEVNRIKGIYDERRRFLLKRLREIGFDIKVEPTGAFYVLVNMKHLAAKFEGSSLKLAFDILEKAGIGVTPGIDFGEGAEGFIRLSYANSMENLAEGMDRLERYVKENG comes from the coding sequence ATGGACTGTATTTCGAAAAGAGCCTGTGAGATCACCCCTTTCTTAGTCATGGACGTACTGGAAAAAGCGCAGGAAATGGAACGGCAGGGCCGCAGCATCATCCACATGGAAATCGGCGAACCGGACTTCGACACCCCGGAATGCGTGAAGCAGGCCTGCATCAAGGCCATGGAAGAAGGCGAAACCCACTACACCCACAGCCTCGGCATCCCCCAGCTGCGCGAAGCGATCAGCAATTATTATAAAGACACCTACGGGGTGGATGTTGATCCGGGCCGGGTCATTATTACGCAAGGGACCTCCCCGGCCATGCTGCTGCTGTTTACCTTCATTCTGGATCAGGGCGACAACATCATTGTCTCCGACCCCTGCTACGCCTGCTACAGCAACTTTATTTCCTTTTCCGGGGCTGAAGCCAACTCCATCCGCACCTTTGAGGAAGACGGATTCCAGTACCGCCCGGAAGCAATCGAAAAGGCCATCAATAAGCGCACCAAAGCAATCCTGATCAACTCCCCTTCCAACCCCACCGGAACCCTGCTTTCCCCGGAACGCATGGAGAAGATTGCCAAGATGGGGCCGTGGATCATCGCTGATGAAATCTACCACGGCCTTGTTTACGGGGAAAAGGAACACACCATCCTTGAATACACGGATAAGGCTTTCGTGCTCAACGGATTCTCCAAGCTTTTCGCCATGACCGGATGGCGGCTGGGCTACATTATTGCCCCGGAAAAATACGTGCGTCCCATGCAGAAGCTCTGCCAGAACTTCTTCATCTCCGCCAACTCCATGGCCCAGCATGCCGGCGTGGCCGCGCTGACCGAATCATGGGACGAGGTCAACCGCATCAAGGGCATTTACGACGAACGCCGCAGATTCCTGCTGAAACGGCTGCGCGAAATCGGCTTTGATATCAAGGTCGAACCCACCGGAGCATTCTACGTGCTGGTCAACATGAAGCATCTGGCCGCAAAATTCGAAGGAAGCTCCCTCAAGCTGGCCTTTGACATCTTAGAGAAGGCCGGAATCGGGGTCACACCGGGAATCGATTTCGGTGAAGGAGCCGAGGGTTTCATCCGTTTATCTTACGCCAATTCCATGGAAAATCTGGCTGAAGGGATGGATCGGCTGGAGAGGTATGTAAAGGAGAATGGGTAG
- a CDS encoding phosphatidylserine decarboxylase family protein has protein sequence MTVYRYWTKKLFILFCGLLFCLGLSVSEISASKQKTSAENSRLLPVIQEFKELIENDPKLLMLFTQMFEQVPPDSPQFKTDPDGNPQIRSYTQMLQKISEISQQAPEFNTSGLVGFPINAVLNWPMGTSAGTNAFLDSRVNSQLKKILKQWAVFLGSEDSRYVLGDDPKTGWFGRDARKAMPGFEKDFVCDPDKPYHGFKSWDDFFTRKFRKGRRPVVAPDNDAVIANSCESAPFNLAKNVKFRDQFWIKGQPYSLYHMLDGDPLAAQFEGGTIYQAFLSALSYHRWHCPVSGKIIKTKLIDGSYYAQSPTVGFDPASPNESQGYLTQVAARALIFIEADNPDIGLMAIIFVGMAEVSSNEITVYEGQHVKKGDQLGMFHFGGSTHVLIFRPGVNLEFDLRGQKPGLDTTNIPVRSRIATVR, from the coding sequence ATGACTGTTTACCGGTATTGGACAAAAAAACTTTTCATCCTTTTTTGCGGCCTGCTCTTCTGTCTTGGACTTTCCGTATCTGAAATCAGCGCATCAAAACAAAAGACTTCTGCCGAAAACTCCCGTCTTCTGCCTGTGATACAGGAATTCAAGGAATTAATTGAAAACGACCCGAAACTGCTCATGCTTTTCACGCAGATGTTCGAGCAGGTTCCCCCCGACTCTCCCCAGTTCAAAACTGATCCCGACGGCAATCCCCAAATCCGCAGCTACACTCAAATGCTGCAAAAAATAAGTGAAATTTCACAGCAGGCACCGGAATTCAACACAAGCGGTCTGGTGGGATTCCCCATAAACGCCGTTTTGAACTGGCCCATGGGGACATCTGCCGGAACGAATGCATTTCTCGACAGCCGGGTCAATTCCCAGCTGAAAAAGATACTCAAACAATGGGCTGTTTTTCTGGGTTCAGAAGATTCACGCTACGTGCTTGGTGACGATCCAAAAACAGGATGGTTCGGCCGTGATGCCCGAAAAGCCATGCCGGGCTTTGAAAAAGACTTCGTCTGCGACCCGGACAAGCCGTATCACGGTTTCAAATCATGGGACGATTTTTTCACCCGCAAGTTCCGTAAAGGCCGTCGCCCCGTAGTAGCACCCGACAACGATGCTGTTATCGCGAATTCCTGCGAATCCGCACCTTTCAATCTGGCAAAGAATGTAAAATTCAGAGATCAATTCTGGATTAAGGGCCAGCCGTACTCGCTTTATCACATGCTCGACGGCGACCCGCTGGCTGCCCAGTTTGAAGGCGGAACCATTTATCAGGCATTTCTGAGCGCACTCAGCTACCATCGCTGGCACTGTCCGGTAAGCGGTAAGATTATAAAGACAAAACTGATTGACGGATCCTACTACGCCCAATCACCCACGGTGGGGTTTGATCCGGCCAGTCCCAACGAATCTCAGGGCTATCTTACCCAGGTCGCGGCTAGAGCTTTAATCTTCATTGAAGCGGACAATCCCGACATCGGCTTAATGGCAATCATATTTGTCGGCATGGCTGAGGTTTCTTCAAACGAGATCACGGTATATGAGGGGCAGCATGTTAAGAAGGGAGATCAGCTGGGCATGTTTCATTTCGGCGGCTCAACCCATGTGCTCATCTTCCGCCCCGGCGTAAATCTGGAATTCGACCTGCGCGGCCAAAAGCCCGGACTGGATACTACAAATATTCCGGTACGCTCGCGCATAGCTACCGTCAGGTAA
- a CDS encoding aminodeoxychorismate/anthranilate synthase component II, whose amino-acid sequence MNILLIDNNDSFTNNLEHLLAREIAGARIEVRPYAQVLGSGEGVDFSPYQLIIISPGPGCPADYPGYEAVIESGLPVLGVCLGMQIINEYFGGRTARLDGCFHGRTECIDFDGKKMAVARYHSLYCSELGQGVRVLSKNSAEVPMAAAHESLPLLGYQFHPESFLTEQPGVFIAYALHHFGLL is encoded by the coding sequence ATGAACATACTTCTTATTGATAATAACGACAGCTTTACCAACAACCTTGAGCATCTGCTGGCCCGCGAAATTGCGGGGGCGCGGATTGAGGTGCGACCATATGCGCAGGTTCTGGGATCTGGGGAAGGCGTTGATTTCAGCCCTTATCAGCTGATCATAATTTCTCCCGGTCCGGGCTGTCCGGCGGATTATCCGGGGTATGAAGCTGTGATTGAATCCGGCCTGCCTGTGCTTGGCGTCTGCCTCGGCATGCAGATAATTAATGAATACTTCGGTGGACGCACTGCAAGGCTGGACGGCTGTTTTCACGGGCGTACCGAGTGTATTGATTTTGATGGTAAAAAAATGGCTGTGGCCCGTTATCATTCCCTTTATTGTTCAGAATTGGGGCAGGGGGTGAGAGTGCTAAGTAAAAACAGCGCGGAAGTTCCCATGGCCGCAGCCCATGAAAGCCTGCCCCTGCTGGGCTACCAGTTCCACCCGGAATCATTTTTAACCGAGCAACCCGGAGTTTTCATTGCTTACGCCCTCCACCATTTCGGACTCCTGTAG
- a CDS encoding aminotransferase class IV: MIYYRNGEFHEDMVSLDLARPAFRTGYGFFETICWNGSKICHLDLHLKRARTSLAEFSVAEEALDYEKVILEVLGANGLESGFARVNIFFPVEQGSTQPIVGAIPFERVPNRTWTLKPCPHVFLTPLMRHKSTNRMDYLNAWKDALADGFDDALLQDFDGNVLESSFASLLFKKGDIFFEPQTAYKLPGTAQKIAAEHIEIDAARINLSQIEQFDHVYALNSLGGMIPVTAIGDVEFDVDFDTAKRISAAVLG; encoded by the coding sequence ATGATTTATTATCGTAATGGTGAATTTCACGAAGATATGGTCAGTCTCGACCTCGCCCGGCCCGCTTTCAGGACCGGGTACGGTTTCTTTGAGACTATCTGCTGGAACGGTAGCAAAATCTGTCATCTGGACCTGCATCTTAAGCGAGCGCGTACAAGTCTTGCCGAGTTCTCCGTAGCTGAAGAAGCTTTGGACTATGAGAAAGTTATTCTGGAGGTGCTTGGTGCCAACGGTCTGGAAAGCGGATTTGCGCGGGTGAATATATTTTTCCCGGTTGAGCAGGGGAGTACTCAGCCTATTGTGGGCGCGATTCCGTTTGAGCGAGTACCTAATCGTACTTGGACCCTGAAGCCCTGCCCACATGTTTTTCTCACACCGCTCATGAGGCACAAATCCACTAACCGTATGGATTATCTTAATGCATGGAAAGATGCCCTTGCGGACGGATTTGATGATGCCTTGTTGCAGGATTTTGACGGCAATGTGCTGGAATCATCCTTTGCTTCCCTGTTATTTAAAAAGGGTGATATTTTTTTCGAACCGCAGACAGCTTACAAGCTCCCCGGTACTGCACAGAAAATAGCGGCTGAACATATTGAAATAGACGCAGCCCGGATTAATTTGTCTCAGATTGAGCAGTTTGACCATGTCTACGCCCTTAATTCGCTGGGAGGGATGATTCCTGTTACGGCCATCGGCGATGTGGAATTTGATGTTGATTTTGATACTGCAAAGCGGATCAGTGCTGCGGTGCTGGGCTGA
- a CDS encoding anthranilate synthase component I family protein: MLTPSTISDSCSFERFREIAFHFVQEQEADVLLGSPGAPDSCLSYLGIEPQDELVLQPGVSATDVSARMKEFCFADNGPVIGYLSYELGQELRGVESCKAAEFPLLHLKKYRGVLIYDSGKSSLKLLCADETYRSAIVDAMQEICPIPHVLLPSFELKDVRMSLDKQGYEDGVARTLEYIRDGLTYQLNLTTRLSMPGGDVDPVLWFFALHKRYPAPYYALLRSGGKVVVSTSPELFLRVDQGQVLSEPIKGTLRFDEYSEELVESLRSSVKEDSELSMIVDLIRNDISSDCRYGSVVVEDHKSVFAVDNLLQMFSRVRGELAEGRDCIDLLLNAFPGGSITGCPKKSSMELIDRLESHVRGPYCGSIVLITGPQDMVSSIAIRTAVYDQYTKEINYWAGSGIVIDSDPEAEYVETIAKAGKILDPESL; this comes from the coding sequence TTGCTTACGCCCTCCACCATTTCGGACTCCTGTAGTTTTGAGCGTTTCCGGGAAATCGCCTTCCATTTCGTGCAGGAGCAAGAAGCGGACGTGCTGCTCGGGTCTCCGGGCGCGCCTGATTCCTGCTTGAGTTATCTGGGTATAGAACCGCAGGATGAATTAGTTCTGCAGCCCGGTGTGTCCGCGACAGATGTTTCAGCACGCATGAAAGAGTTCTGTTTTGCGGATAATGGTCCGGTCATCGGTTATCTGTCCTACGAGCTTGGGCAAGAGTTGCGCGGGGTGGAAAGCTGCAAGGCTGCTGAGTTTCCGTTGCTTCATCTGAAAAAGTACCGCGGGGTGCTTATTTATGACAGTGGTAAATCGTCCCTGAAGCTGCTTTGTGCTGATGAAACTTATCGGTCGGCCATTGTTGATGCCATGCAGGAAATTTGTCCGATTCCGCATGTCCTGTTGCCGTCTTTTGAATTGAAAGATGTTCGTATGTCCTTGGATAAACAGGGATATGAAGATGGTGTGGCCCGTACTCTTGAATATATCCGTGACGGACTTACTTACCAGCTGAACCTGACCACCCGCTTGAGTATGCCGGGTGGGGATGTTGATCCTGTTCTATGGTTTTTTGCACTGCATAAACGTTATCCGGCACCGTATTACGCGCTCTTGCGCAGTGGTGGAAAAGTAGTTGTTTCCACCTCCCCGGAGCTGTTTTTACGGGTGGATCAGGGGCAGGTGCTTTCCGAACCCATCAAGGGGACCCTCCGGTTTGATGAATATTCAGAAGAGCTGGTTGAGTCGCTCCGCAGTTCTGTGAAAGAGGATTCCGAACTTTCCATGATTGTGGATTTGATCCGCAATGATATTTCTTCGGACTGCCGCTACGGTTCGGTGGTTGTTGAGGATCACAAGTCTGTTTTTGCGGTGGATAATCTGTTGCAGATGTTCAGCCGTGTACGCGGGGAACTTGCTGAGGGGCGCGATTGCATTGATCTGCTTTTGAACGCATTTCCCGGCGGTTCCATTACCGGATGCCCCAAGAAAAGTTCCATGGAGCTTATCGATAGGCTTGAGTCGCATGTGCGCGGGCCATACTGCGGCTCCATTGTGCTCATCACCGGTCCGCAGGATATGGTCTCATCCATCGCCATCAGGACTGCTGTTTATGATCAATACACAAAAGAGATAAACTACTGGGCCGGAAGCGGCATTGTCATTGATTCCGACCCTGAAGCAGAGTATGTAGAAACTATCGCCAAAGCCGGAAAAATTCTCGACCCGGAGTCGCTATGA